In Nocardioides luti, the DNA window ACCACGCCGTACTGGTCCTGGGCCCAGGCGCGCGCGGCGCGCACCGGCACCCGCTGGAGGGCGAACATCGCGGCCATGTCGGCGAGCAGGCCGACGCGGTCGAAGGCGATGACCGTGACGCGGGAGCCGTCCTCGACGGGCTCGACGGAGATGGCGGCGGAGCCCTTGCGGACCTCGCGCGGGATGCGCACGTCGTCGGTCACGATCGGCGGCAGCGCGACGCCGGTGTCGAGGGCCGCCCGGCTGCGCCGGGCCAGGTCGAGGATCAGCCCGGACCGCCAGCTCGACCAGGCCTTGGGCGAGGCGGCCTTGGCGTCGGCCTCCGTCAGCGCGGTGAGCAGGGACAGGGCCTCGGGGCTGCCGATCCGCGAGGTGATCAGCTCGATCGTGGCGGGGTCGTCGGGGTCGCGGGTGGTGGCGGTCTCGGCGAGGAGCAGGTGCTGGCGGACCAGCGTGGCGATGAGGTCGACCGAGTCGGGGGCGAAGCCCATCCGCGTGGCGATGGCCCGCGCGATCGGCGCCCCGGCCACGCTGTGCTCGGTCAGGCTCCCCTTGCCGATGTCGTGCAGGAGCGCGGCGACCATCAGCACGTCGGGGCGGGCGACGTCACGGATCAGGGCCGCGGCCTCGATGCAGGTCTCGACGCTGTGCCGGTCGACGGTGAAGCGGTGGATCGCCGAGGCGTGCGGGAGCAGCCGGATCCGCTCCCACTCGGGCAGCACCTGCGAGAGCGCCCCGGTCTCCTCGAGCGTCTCCCAGACCGGGAGCAGCCCGCGGCCGGAGGCCAGCAGCCGCACCAGCAGCTGCCGGGCCTCGGTGCTCCACGGCTCCGGCAGCGGGGCGCACTCGCGCACCAGCCGGGCGGCCGTGGCGGGTGCCAGGACGGCGCCGTGCTCGGCGGCCGCGGCGCAGGCGCGCAGCAGCAGCTCGGGGTCCTCGGCGGGCCGCGCCCTCGCCTCGAGCACGACCTCGCCCGACGACAGCGCGACCCCGGGCGCGAGCGGCGTCAGCGACGGCTTGCGGGCGCCCTTCACCGACGTCGGCCGGGCCAGCACGGCGTCGACGCGCCCCCACGTGAGCCGGGACAGGTGGGTGATCCGGCGGCCCAGCTCGCGGACGGCGACCTGCGCGGCCCGGGCGTCGGTCAGCTCCAGCTCGCGGGCCACCTCGTCCCACATCTCGGGGCCGACGCGGTCGGTCGCGCGGCCGGCGACCCCCTGCACGACGTCGCGGACGTCGAGGAGGTTCTGCCGGCAGCGCTCGAGCTCCACGTGTGGCGCGTCGACCAGCCAGGTCGCCACGAGCGCCTTGAGCACCGTGGCGTCGCGCAGCCCGCCCTCGGCCTCCTTGAGGTCCGGCACCGAGAGGTGCGCGAGCTCGCCGATCAGGTCGTGGCGGTTGCGCACCATGTCGTGCAGCGCGGGCAGCCGCTCGCGGGCCTGGCGACGCCAGCTCGCGAGCATCGTGGTGCGGAGCCGGAGCGTGAGGTTCGGGTCGCCGGCGAGGTGGCGCAGGTCGAGCAGGCCGAGCGCGACCTTGAGGTCCTGGTCGGCGGCCTCGACCATCTGCGAGAACGTCCGCACCGAGTGGTCGAGCTTGGCGCCGGAGTCCCAGAGCGGGTACCACAGCTTCTCGGCGACCTCGCCGAGGTCGGTGCCCTCGTCGGAGACCAGCACCACGTCCAGGTCGGAGTGCGGCGCCAGCTCGGAGCGGCCGTAGCCGCCGACCGCCACCAGGGCGGCCCCGACCTCGGGGCCGCCACAGGCGTCGTACGACGTGGTGCAGAGCGCGTCGGCCTCGGCGGTGCGCCGGGCGCGGTCGGTGGCGGTCACGTGCTCCCTGTCTCGGATCCGTGCGGTCGGCTGGGGTGCGGCCGGCTGGGGTGGTCGCCGTGCGGCGGGGTCCGCTCAGATAGCGCTGTCGTCGCGGTCGCCGGTGCGCACGCGCACCACCGACTCGACGGGCGAGACCCAGACCTTGCCGTCGCCGATCTTGCCGGTCGCGGCGGTCCGCACGATGGCGTCGACGATCGCGTCCGCGTCCGCGTCGTTCACGACGATCTCGAGGCGGATCTTCGGGACCAGCGCGATGTCGTACTCCGCCCCGCGGTAGACCTCGGTGTGGCCCTTCTGGCGGCCGTAGCCGCTGACCTCGCTGACGGTCATGCCGGTGACGCCCACGGTCTCGAGCGCGACCCGGGTGTCCTCCCACTTGTGCGGCTTGATGACCGCGGTGACGAGCTTCATCGGTGTTCCTCTCGTGGGGCGTTGATGTTCAGGACTCCGGTGACGCCGCCCCCGGAGGAGCGCGCCCCCGCGGTGGCGTGCAGGTCGTAGGCGGTCTCGGCGTGCACGACGAGGTCGATCCCGGTGATCTCGTGCTCCTCGTCGATGCGGAAGCCCATGAGCTTGTCGACGACGATCCCGATGATGCCCGACATCACGAAGGCGTAGGCGAGCACCGCGCCGCCGCCGAGCAGCTGGCGGCCGAGCTGGTCGACGCCGCCGCCGTAGAGCAGGCCGTCGACGCCGGTGGGCGCGGCCCCGGTCGCGAGCAGGCCGATGCCGAAGGTGCCGACGAGCCCGCCGACCAGGTGGACACCGACGACGTCGAGCGAGTCGTCGTACCCGAAGCGGTACTTCAGGCCGACGGCCAGCGCGCAGACGGCCCCGGCGACCGCGCCCATCACGATCGAGCCGAGGGGCGAGAGCGAGCCGCAGGACGGGGTGATCGCGACCAGACCGGCCACCATTCCGGAGGCGGCGCCGAGCGAGGTGGCGTGGCCGTCGCGGAAGCGCTCCAGCACCATCCAGCCGAGCGAGCCGGCCGCACCGGCCAGCAGCGTGTTGGTGAAGACCACGGCCGCGGCCTGGTTGGCACCGAGCGCCGATCCGGCGTTGAAGCCGAACCAACCGAACCACAGCAGGCCGGCCCCGAGCATCACGAGCGTCAGGTTGTGCGGGCGCATCGGGTCCTTGCCGAAGCCGACCCGGTGGCCCAGCACCATCGCGAGGGCCAGCCCCGAGGCACCCGAGCAGATCTCGACGGCGGTGCCGCCGGCGAAGTCGACGAGGCCGACCTGGTTGGCCAGCCAGCCCCCGGTGTGGCCCTCGGAGGAGAAGTCGAAGACCCAGTGGGCGACGGGGGCGTAGACGACCAGGGTCCACACGCTGACGAACACCATCCAGGCCCCGAAGCGGGCCCGGTCGGCGATCGCCCCCGAGACCAGCGCGCCGGTGATGACGCAGAAGAGACCCTGGAAGACGGCGAAGAGGATCAGCGGGACGGTCGAGCCGCCGTTGGAGGACTCCCCCAGCAGCTGGCCGAGGCCGGCGTACTGGCGCGGGTCGCCCAGCAGGCCGGCACCGAGGTCGTCGCCGAAGGCCAGCGAGTAGCCGACGAGCACCCACAGCAGCGTGATGGCGGCGAGGGCGCCGAACGTCATCATCATCATGTTGAGGACGCTCTTGGAGCGCACCATGCCGCCGTAGAAGAGCGCGAGGCCCGGGGCCATCAGGAGGACCAGGGCGGCGGAGGCGAGCAGCCAGGCGGTGTCGCCGGAGTCCAGCGAGGTCGCGGCCAGCAGGACGACGGATGCGGGGGTCATGGCCGCCCACCCTCGCCAGCGGCTGTTACGGGAAAAGTCCCCGATTGTTTCAGGCAGGTTAACGAGCCCCTCGGTGCTGTGGGACATCCCACGGCTCCTGCGGGGCCCGGAGGCCTCCCCGCCGTCCGGTCCGGCGCACGTGCCGAACGACGGGGAGGGCGTCACTCAGAGCCGTCCGGTCTCAGATGGCATTGCCGTCACGATCGCCCGTGCGGACGCGGACGACGGTCTCGATGGGGCTGACCCACACCTTGCCGTCCCCGATGCGTCCGGTCTGGGCGGTCTTCACGACGATGCCGACGACGTCCTCGGCGTCACCGTCGTCCACGACGATCTCGATGCGGATCTTCGGGACCAGGGCGATGTCGTACTCCGCGCCCCGGTAGACCTCGGTGTGGCCCTTCTGGCGGCCGTAGCCGCTGACCTCGCTGACGGTCATGCCCGTCACGCCGAAGGTCTCGAGGGCCTCGCGGACGTCCTCCCACTTGTGCGGCTTGATGACCGCGGTCACGAGCTTCATGCCTTGGCTCCTTCCGGGGAGACGGTGCTGGCCGCCAGCACGCCCGTGCTGGAGCCGCCGCCGACGCCCGTGTGCAGGTCGTACGCCGACTCGCCGTGCTCGGCGAGGTCGATCCCGTTGACCTCGTCCTCCTCGCTCACGCGCCAGCCGATCGTGAACTTGATGGCGTAGCCGATGATCGCGGTGGCGACACCCGACCAGACGATGGCGATGAGGGCCCCGAGGGCCTGGTCGCCGAGCGAGCCGAAGCCGCCGCCGTAGAACAGCCCGTCGATGCCGGCGGCACCGTCCGAGGTGGAGAAGAGGCCGATCAGCAGGGTGCCGACGATGCCGCCGACCAAGTGCACGCCGACCACGTCGAGCGAGTCGTCGAGGCCGAACTTGAACTTGAGGCCGACGGCCCAGGCGCAGACCGCACCGGCGACGGCGCCGATCGCGATGGCACCGGTGATGTCGACGGCGCCACAGGCCGGGGTGATGGCGACGAGGCCGGCGACGATGCCCGAGGCGGCGCCGAGCGAGGTGGCCTTGCCGTGCAGGAACCGCTCGACCAGCAGCCAGGCGAGCATCGCGGCCATGGTGGCCAGCGTCGTGTTGGCGAAGGTGCGGCCGGTCTCGGCGTAGAACTGTGCGGAGAGCGCGGTCGGGTCGGACAGCGAGTCGGACGAGAGCACGATCGAGCCCACGTTGAAGCCGTACCAGCCGACCCAGAGCAGACCGGCACCGAGCATGGTCAGCGTCAGGTTGTGCGGGCGGGCCGGGTCCTTGGGCCACCCGACGCGCTTGCCGATGATGAGGGCGAGCACGAGGCCGGCCACACCGGCGTTGATGTGGACCGCCGTACCACCGGCGTAGTCCTGGGCGCCGATCTTGCCGCCGATGAGGCCGCCGCCGAACACCATGTGCGCGAGGGGGAAGTAGGAGAGCGTCACCCAGAGCGGCAGGAAGACCACCCACGAGGAGAGCTTCACGCGGTCGGCGATCGCGCCGCTGATGAGGGCGGCGGTGATGACCGCGAACGTCAGCTGGAACATCACGAAGATGTAGCCGCTCGGGTCGACGTCCTTGAGGCCGAAGAGCTTGAACGGGTCGGCGAAGAGCTTGCCGTCCCCGCTGAAGCCGTCGCTGAACGACATCGACCAGCCCCACAGGACGTAGACGATGCCGACGATGCCCATCGTGATGTACGACATCATCATCATGTTGAGCACGGACTTGGAACGCGTCATGCCGCCGTAGAACAGGGCGAGACCAGGCGTCGTCATCATGAGGACCAGCAACGTGGCCACGATCATGAAGGCGTAATAGCCGTCCACAGAACCTCCAGGGATCACATCTGAGGAGGGCGGGAAGTCGGCGACGACCGCACTGTCGACCCGGGTGTCCGCCCCATTGCCAGAAACGATCGGGGGTGGAGGTTTCACCGCTCGCCGAGAGATGTTGCGGGCAGGAAACGAGTTCCCGACGGCTGTTACTTCCGTGTTACGAACGCGCCGGGCAGGTTTGAGATCCGCGCGGGCGGGTCCGGGACCGGCGGCCGGGCCGCGGGCGCCCGCGCCCCTAGGGTGGGGGCACCACCGACCCAGGCGACGACCACGAGGCGAGCAGAAGCGTGAAGTTCCCCAGGAGGCGACCCGCCCCGGACGCGGCGGAGCCCCCGCCGCGCGAGGCGGTGGCCGGGCCGGTCCGGCGCCTGGTCGCGGCCGGTCTCGTCGATCGGGCGTTCTGCGAGGCGTCGAGCGGGCAGGCGTTCGCGTCCGACCTGGCCGCGGCGCAGGCGTTCGACGGGTCCGGCGGGCGGTGGTCACCCCATCCCCTGGTCGACCTGGGCTCGCTGCCCGCTCGCGTGCGCACCCGCCTCGAGGAGCGGGCGGCCGGTCCGCTGCTGCGCCACCTCGAGGGGCCGGGCTCCCGGCGCCGCCTGGGTCCGCTCTTCGACGCCCGGGCCGTGTCCGGGACCGACGAGGAGCGGGCGGCCCACCCGGGCGGGTCCCTCGGTCTCTTCCTCGCGACGGCCCGGGCGGAGACGCCCCTGCCGGGCGGGCGCGGGCTGACCTGGGGCCGGGCGCGCGACCTGCTGCTGGAGCACGCGCGCGTGGTGCAGGAGCAGCGCCCGGTGGCGGGCCCGCTCGCCGCCGAGCCGCGCGACGCCGTACGCCGGTCCGGGCTCGGTCGTGCTCCCGGCCGGCTCTCGGTGCTCGTCGCCGTGGACGACGAGGTCGGTCCGGCGGCGACCCTCAACGGGGTCGCCGCGGTCCTGCGCAGCTCCCCCGGTGTCGACCTCGAGGTCGTCGTGCTGGACCACGGCTCCCCTCCCCTCGCCGCGATGACCCTGGCTGCCGGGCTCCTCGGCGACGACCGGGTGCGCCTCGTCCGGCTGCCCCGGCGTCTCGACCGAGCCTCCGCACGCGACCTCGCCGTCGCCGCGTCGACCGGCGAGCACGTCCTCCTCCTCGCGCCCGGCTCGGAGCCTCGGCCCGGGTGGTGGGAGCCGCTGGTCGCCCACCTCGCCGACCCGCTCGTGCTCGGGGTCCAGCCGCTGCTGCTGGAGCCCGACGACACCATCCGGTCCGCGGGCACCGTCCTCGTCGACGGGTCCGACGCACCGCGCCACCACCTCGTCGGCCACCCCCTCGAGGACGCGCGCACGCGGGGCGGCACGGGCTTCGCGGCCGTGTCGACCGAGGCGCTGCTGCTGCGGGCCGAGGACGTCGTGGCCCTCGGCGGCCTCGACCCCCGGCTCCCGGACGGGCACGCCGACCTCGACCTCTGCCTGCGCGCCGGAGAGCTGCGTGCGGGCCACTTCGCCGTCGAGCCCTCCTCCCTCGTCACCCGGCACGGACCCGCGACCCCTCTCCCGACCCTCCCGGTGGACGGCCACGGCCCGCTGCTGGAGCGGTGGCGCGGTCGCTCCCCGTCCGCGCAGGCGCCCGACGGGCGGCGCTGGGCCCTGACGATCGCGGCGCCGGGCGGCGAGAAGGGCGACCGGTGGGGGGATGTGCACTTCGCCCGGTCCCTCGCCCGCGCGCTGGCGGCCCGCGGGCAGGACCCGGTCCTTGTCCGCCACGGTGCGCAGGACGTCGCACCGGCCGGGCCCGACGCCGTCGCCCTGCACCTGCGCGGCCTCGACCCGGTCCGCCCGGTCGACGGCCGGGTCAACGTGGTCTGGGTGATCAGCCACCCCGAGGACGTCGACCCCGAGGAGCTCGTCGGCGTCGACCGCGTCTTCGCCGCCTCGTCGATGTGGGCGCGGGAGATGAGCCACCGCAGCGGGCGACCGGTGGAGCCCCTGCTGCAGGCGACCGACCTGGCGCTGCGCCCCGACCGCTCGTCACCCGTCGGGGACGGGTCGCGCCCGCTCTTCGTCGGCAACACCCACGCCGGCCGGCCGCGCCGGATCGTGCTGGACGCCGTGGCGGCGGGCGTGCCGGTCGAGGTGCACGGCCCGGGCTGGGAGGGCGTGCTCCCGGACGGTCACCTGCGCTCGGCGTACGTCGCGAACGACGCGCTGATGGCGCTCTACCGCCGCCACGGCCTGGTGCTCGCCGACCACTGGGGCGACATGGCCACCCACGGGTTCCTGGCCAACCGCCTGTTCGACGCCGTCGCTGCCGGCGCGCGCGTCGTCTGTGACGACGTGCCCGGCACCGAGGCGCTGGAAGGGGCCGTGCAGGTCTACCGCACCCCCGACGAGCTGGCGTTCCTCTGCTCCCCCGCGGGGCGCTCGCGCTGGCCCTCGGACGAGGAGATGGCCGCGATCGCCGACCGGGTCGCCGTGGCGCACTCGTTCGACCGGCGCGCCGAGCAGCTCGCCGACGCCGTGACGGCCCTCCGTCGGGCCTGACCCGGCTCAGCCCAGCAGGGCGTCGACGAACGCGCCGGCGTCGAAGGGGGCCAGGTCGTCGGCGCCCTCGCCGAGACCGACGAGCTTGACCGGGACGCCCAGCTCGCGCTGCACGGCGACGACGATGCCGCCCTTGGCGGAGCCGTCGAGCTTGGTGAGCACGATGCCGGTGACGTTGACGATCTCGCTGAAGACGCGGGCCTGGATCATGCCGTTCTGGCCGGTGGTCGCGTCGAGGACCAGCAGCACCTCGGTGACCGGGGCCTGCTTCTCGATGACGCGCTTGACCTTGCCGAGCTCGTCCATCAGGCCGGCCTTGTTCTGGAGCCGGCCGGCGGTGTCGACGATGACGGTGTCGACGCCGCGCTCGGTGCCCTGCTTGACGGCCTCGAAGGCGACGCTCGCCGGGTCGGTGCCCTCCGGGCCGCGGACCACCTCGACGCCGACGCGCTCGCCCCACGTGGCCAGCTGCTCGACGGCGGCCGCGCGGAAGGTGTCGGCGGCGCCGAGCACGACGGTGCGGTCCTCGGCGACGAGGATCCGGGCGATCTTGCCGACGGTGGTGGTCTTGCCGGCACCGTTCACGCCGACGACCAGGACGACGCCCGGCCTGCCGTCCTCGCCGCTGACCTGCAGGCGGCGGTCCATGGTCGGGTCGACCAGCTCCAGGAGCTCCTCGCGGAGCACGGTCCGGGCGTCGGCGGCGCTGGCGCCGTCGACGCGCAGCCGGGTGCGCAGCCGCTCGACGAGCTGCTGGGTCGGGGCGACCCCGATGTCGGCCGTGAGCAGGGTGTCCTCGATGGACTCCCAGGTGTCCTCGTCGAGCCGGTCGCGCGACAGCAGCGCGAGCAGGCCGCGGCCGAGGCCGCCCTGCGAGCCGGCCAGCCGCTGGCGCAGCCGGACGAGGCGCGACGCGGTGCCCTCGGGGCGCTCGAGCGTGGGAGTGGCCGGCGCGGTCGGGCCCTCGGGCACGACGACCGCCGGTGTCTCCTCGACCGGAGCCTCGACGTCGCCGTCGGCCGGCGGCGGGGTGATGACGTCCGTGCCGCCCCGCGGCGGCTCGATGCGGCGCCGGCGACCCGAGGTCACGAGGCCGGCAAGAGCGGCGACGCCGAGAACGGCGATGCCGACGATCAGATAGATCCAGTCACCCATGCGGCCATCCAACCAGAGGCCGGCGGGGCGGCGTCACGCGCGGTGCTGCGCCTCCTGGCGCTCCGCGACCTCGCGGCCGTGCACCTCGTCGCCCTCGGTCGGCAGGGTGGGGGCGGCCTCGGCCGCCTTCGCCATGGCGTCCCCGAGCCACGGGGCGGCCGGGACCTCCTCGCCACGGTGGGGGAACGCCACGTAGGTGACGACCAGCACGGCCAGGACGACGATCACGAGCATCACGAGGGCGATGGTGAGCACGGCGGGAACCTCTTCCGAGACGACGGGGGTAGCAGGTGAGTACCCCTCCCCACCGTGACACACACCCCCTGCGTGCCCGCAGCGCTCGCACCCGGACGCGCCGGGGACGTGGTCGACGTCACCGCCGCGGGCGACTCAGCGGGTGGGCCGGAGCAGCGGCTCCACGGCCGCGCGAATCGCGTCGGGCATCGGGGTCACCGAGCGAGCCGGGTCGGTGTTGTCGACGTACACGTGCACGAACCGGCCCTCGGCGGCCGCCTCGTCGGCGTCCCCCTGGAAGATCCCGATCCGGTAGACGATGCTCGAGGTGCCGACCTTGTCCACGACCAGCCCGGTCTCGATCGGCGCCGGGAAGCCGACCTCGCGGAAGTAGCGGCACGAGGTCTCGGCCACCACCCCGATCTGCGGGAGCGAGCGCACGTCGAGCCCGGTCGCCTCGTAGAGGTGGGCGTTGACCGCGGTGTCGAACAGCTCGTAGTACGTCGCGTTGTTCAGGTGGCCGTAGGCGTCGTCGTCGCGCCACCGGGTCGTCACGGTGCGCCACGCGACGTAGTCGGCGCGGGTGGGGCGCTCGCTCATGCCGGCTCGGCCCGCAGCCGCTGGCTGATGACGGCGGAGACGCCGTCGCCGCGCATGGTGACGCCGTACAGCGCGTCGCCGACCTCCATGGTCCGCTTTTGGTGGGTGATGACGAGGAGCTGGGAGTTCTCGCGGAGCTCCTCGTAGATCTCGAGCAGCCGGCCGAGGTTGGTGTCGTCGAGGGCGGCCTCGACCTCGTCGAGGATGTAGAACGGCGAGGGCCGGGCCTTGAACAGCGAGACCAGGAAGCAGACCGCCACGAGCGACCGCTCACCGCCGGAGAGCAGCGAGAGCCGCTTGACCTTCTTGCCGGCCGGGCGGGCCTCGACCTCGATGCCGGTGTTGAGCATGTCGTCGGGCTGGGTGAGCACCAGGCGGCCCTCGCCCCCGGGGAAGAGCCGCGCGAAGGTCGCGTCGAAGGCGCGCTCGACGTCGGCGTACGCCTCGGTGAAGACCTGCTGCACGCGGTCGTCGACCTCCTTGACGATGTCGAGGAGGTCCTTGCGGGTCTTCTTGAGGTCCTCGAGCTGCTCGGTGAGGAACTTGTGCCGCTCCTCCATCGCCGAGAACTCCTCCAGCGCGAGCGGGTTCACCTTGCCGAGCATCGAGAGCGAGCGCTCGGCGCTGCGC includes these proteins:
- a CDS encoding P-II family nitrogen regulator, which codes for MKLVTAVIKPHKWEDTRVALETVGVTGMTVSEVSGYGRQKGHTEVYRGAEYDIALVPKIRLEIVVNDADADAIVDAIVRTAATGKIGDGKVWVSPVESVVRVRTGDRDDSAI
- a CDS encoding [protein-PII] uridylyltransferase, producing the protein MTATDRARRTAEADALCTTSYDACGGPEVGAALVAVGGYGRSELAPHSDLDVVLVSDEGTDLGEVAEKLWYPLWDSGAKLDHSVRTFSQMVEAADQDLKVALGLLDLRHLAGDPNLTLRLRTTMLASWRRQARERLPALHDMVRNRHDLIGELAHLSVPDLKEAEGGLRDATVLKALVATWLVDAPHVELERCRQNLLDVRDVVQGVAGRATDRVGPEMWDEVARELELTDARAAQVAVRELGRRITHLSRLTWGRVDAVLARPTSVKGARKPSLTPLAPGVALSSGEVVLEARARPAEDPELLLRACAAAAEHGAVLAPATAARLVRECAPLPEPWSTEARQLLVRLLASGRGLLPVWETLEETGALSQVLPEWERIRLLPHASAIHRFTVDRHSVETCIEAAALIRDVARPDVLMVAALLHDIGKGSLTEHSVAGAPIARAIATRMGFAPDSVDLIATLVRQHLLLAETATTRDPDDPATIELITSRIGSPEALSLLTALTEADAKAASPKAWSSWRSGLILDLARRSRAALDTGVALPPIVTDDVRIPREVRKGSAAISVEPVEDGSRVTVIAFDRVGLLADMAAMFALQRVPVRAARAWAQDQYGVVVWEVADEHLDAAVLRQRYDAIVDGRLDPATRLRPADAQVLAPTVVVRPEASDHATVLEVRAADRPGVVYLVCAALARLDVAVRSAHVDTLGPQAVDVFYLQESSAGSLSDQRSAAAAHAVRAALSGE
- a CDS encoding ammonium transporter is translated as MDGYYAFMIVATLLVLMMTTPGLALFYGGMTRSKSVLNMMMMSYITMGIVGIVYVLWGWSMSFSDGFSGDGKLFADPFKLFGLKDVDPSGYIFVMFQLTFAVITAALISGAIADRVKLSSWVVFLPLWVTLSYFPLAHMVFGGGLIGGKIGAQDYAGGTAVHINAGVAGLVLALIIGKRVGWPKDPARPHNLTLTMLGAGLLWVGWYGFNVGSIVLSSDSLSDPTALSAQFYAETGRTFANTTLATMAAMLAWLLVERFLHGKATSLGAASGIVAGLVAITPACGAVDITGAIAIGAVAGAVCAWAVGLKFKFGLDDSLDVVGVHLVGGIVGTLLIGLFSTSDGAAGIDGLFYGGGFGSLGDQALGALIAIVWSGVATAIIGYAIKFTIGWRVSEEDEVNGIDLAEHGESAYDLHTGVGGGSSTGVLAASTVSPEGAKA
- a CDS encoding ammonium transporter yields the protein MTPASVVLLAATSLDSGDTAWLLASAALVLLMAPGLALFYGGMVRSKSVLNMMMMTFGALAAITLLWVLVGYSLAFGDDLGAGLLGDPRQYAGLGQLLGESSNGGSTVPLILFAVFQGLFCVITGALVSGAIADRARFGAWMVFVSVWTLVVYAPVAHWVFDFSSEGHTGGWLANQVGLVDFAGGTAVEICSGASGLALAMVLGHRVGFGKDPMRPHNLTLVMLGAGLLWFGWFGFNAGSALGANQAAAVVFTNTLLAGAAGSLGWMVLERFRDGHATSLGAASGMVAGLVAITPSCGSLSPLGSIVMGAVAGAVCALAVGLKYRFGYDDSLDVVGVHLVGGLVGTFGIGLLATGAAPTGVDGLLYGGGVDQLGRQLLGGGAVLAYAFVMSGIIGIVVDKLMGFRIDEEHEITGIDLVVHAETAYDLHATAGARSSGGGVTGVLNINAPREEHR
- the ftsY gene encoding signal recognition particle-docking protein FtsY, with amino-acid sequence MGDWIYLIVGIAVLGVAALAGLVTSGRRRRIEPPRGGTDVITPPPADGDVEAPVEETPAVVVPEGPTAPATPTLERPEGTASRLVRLRQRLAGSQGGLGRGLLALLSRDRLDEDTWESIEDTLLTADIGVAPTQQLVERLRTRLRVDGASAADARTVLREELLELVDPTMDRRLQVSGEDGRPGVVLVVGVNGAGKTTTVGKIARILVAEDRTVVLGAADTFRAAAVEQLATWGERVGVEVVRGPEGTDPASVAFEAVKQGTERGVDTVIVDTAGRLQNKAGLMDELGKVKRVIEKQAPVTEVLLVLDATTGQNGMIQARVFSEIVNVTGIVLTKLDGSAKGGIVVAVQRELGVPVKLVGLGEGADDLAPFDAGAFVDALLG
- a CDS encoding glycosyltransferase family protein; translated protein: MKFPRRRPAPDAAEPPPREAVAGPVRRLVAAGLVDRAFCEASSGQAFASDLAAAQAFDGSGGRWSPHPLVDLGSLPARVRTRLEERAAGPLLRHLEGPGSRRRLGPLFDARAVSGTDEERAAHPGGSLGLFLATARAETPLPGGRGLTWGRARDLLLEHARVVQEQRPVAGPLAAEPRDAVRRSGLGRAPGRLSVLVAVDDEVGPAATLNGVAAVLRSSPGVDLEVVVLDHGSPPLAAMTLAAGLLGDDRVRLVRLPRRLDRASARDLAVAASTGEHVLLLAPGSEPRPGWWEPLVAHLADPLVLGVQPLLLEPDDTIRSAGTVLVDGSDAPRHHLVGHPLEDARTRGGTGFAAVSTEALLLRAEDVVALGGLDPRLPDGHADLDLCLRAGELRAGHFAVEPSSLVTRHGPATPLPTLPVDGHGPLLERWRGRSPSAQAPDGRRWALTIAAPGGEKGDRWGDVHFARSLARALAARGQDPVLVRHGAQDVAPAGPDAVALHLRGLDPVRPVDGRVNVVWVISHPEDVDPEELVGVDRVFAASSMWAREMSHRSGRPVEPLLQATDLALRPDRSSPVGDGSRPLFVGNTHAGRPRRIVLDAVAAGVPVEVHGPGWEGVLPDGHLRSAYVANDALMALYRRHGLVLADHWGDMATHGFLANRLFDAVAAGARVVCDDVPGTEALEGAVQVYRTPDELAFLCSPAGRSRWPSDEEMAAIADRVAVAHSFDRRAEQLADAVTALRRA
- a CDS encoding acyl-CoA thioesterase, which gives rise to MSERPTRADYVAWRTVTTRWRDDDAYGHLNNATYYELFDTAVNAHLYEATGLDVRSLPQIGVVAETSCRYFREVGFPAPIETGLVVDKVGTSSIVYRIGIFQGDADEAAAEGRFVHVYVDNTDPARSVTPMPDAIRAAVEPLLRPTR
- a CDS encoding P-II family nitrogen regulator, with product MKLVTAVIKPHKWEDVREALETFGVTGMTVSEVSGYGRQKGHTEVYRGAEYDIALVPKIRIEIVVDDGDAEDVVGIVVKTAQTGRIGDGKVWVSPIETVVRVRTGDRDGNAI